The DNA window attaaaataatatatatttttattttttaaatttattttttaacaataatataaaaagaatcaaaataaaaaatattttcaatcaatttttttaatgttttaaattttaaatgaaataacaaAGATACTATACTAGCTATATATTAATTACAGTTCCCTCCAAGCCAAATAAAACCCAAAAGGAAACTGCCCCTTAACCTCTGGTTAAATTCTGACCAGACATCACAGTTGAAGAGAGAACAGAAAGAGGACCACTGTGGCTGTCTCGCCAAATTACCACTAgtccattctttttatttctcaatttctctattaaagttcttattttttaacaataacataaaaaattaaaaataaaaaaatcattttaaagcaaattttttaaatatttttaattttaaatgaaataacaaAGATACTATACTAGCTATATTAATTACCGTTCCCTCTAAGCCAAAAAAACCCCAAAGGAAACTGCCCATTAACCCCTGGTTAAATTCTGACCTGACATAACAGTTGAAGAGAGAACAGAAAGAGGACCACTTAATTTGGCCGTCTCACCATATCACCACTTGTCCGTTCtgtttatttctcaatttctcTATTAAAGTTATTTGCTCTTGCAtctaaagagagaaaaagtttGATGCTTTACCGTTTTATGCGAGTTTTTGGGGTTGCATGGTGGTGATGGCTGCCAAGAAAGCGTGTGAAATAATGTCAAAGAGCATGTTTGAGGAAGTGCAAAGATGGGGTTGCATGAAACAAACTGGGGTGAGTTTAAGGTACATGATGGAGTTTGGTTCAGTTCCTACTGAGAGGAATTTGTTGATCGCTGCTCAGTTTCTTCGTAAGGAATTGCCCATTAGGATTGCCAGGAGAGCTATTGAGCTGGAAACCCTTCCTTATGGCTTATCTGAGAAACCCGCTGTTTTAAAGGTACCCTCTTGATATTTTCAAGTGTTTTagagagattatatatattttgttggtttttatcCTCTCTtgattaatgttttgaaatttgtgTTGGGTTTTTGATATTTGTTTGGATAGTGATGGAAATGGGGTTTGATGGGAGTTTGgtgttttcttgattattttaataaatgtgTGTTTTGACTGTCAGAAAAGTGGGAACCTAGAGGCTGCCTTGCTgtttttttgaggaaaaaaagtGTGATTGTGCATGAGTCTTGAagatccttttcctttttatacGAAGTATAAGGTCGTAGGATTTCATTTGTGATTCTCATAACCAGTTTTTGTTTAGCATTTTGGAATCAGTTTCTTCCCTTCTTTATAGTTTAGAAGGGAGAAGTCAAAGGTATTCATTTTATATCCCCATCCTTTGCCTTAATTTGTTTGTGCTTAATTATATCAGTTTTCCAACTAGTACTTGGTTATGCTATTATGAATCTCTATTCATACATAAAAAGGGTGGAAATATTCAATAAATGCcccattcaattttaattttttattccaagGTTCGAGATTGGTATCTGGATTCTTTCCGTGATATGAGATCCTTTCCTGAGATCAAGGGTACAAATGATGAGAAGGAGTTTACACAAATGATTAAGGCAATTAAGGTCAGACATAACAACGTGGTTCCAATGATGGCTTTGGGAGTTCAACAGCTGAAGAAAGAGCTGGGTCCAAAGATTGTTCATGGGGATCTTGATGAGATCCATCAGTTTCTTGACCGCTTTTATATGTCAAGAATTGGAATTCGAATGCTTATTGGTCAGCTCTTCATATTTTACTGTTTTCTTAATTTGCCATTGTAAGTTCTAAGGATTTTCGTATTGTGTCTGGAGCTATGTCTGAACTTCATATTATGCTTGGATTTTTATGATGCTCAGGACAGCACGTGGAGTTGCACAATCCCAATCCCCCTCCTCACTGTGTGGGTTATATTCATACAAAGATGTCTCCAGTTGAGGTAGCACTAAATGCCAGTGATGATGCCCGTGCAATATGTTTACGAGAGTATGGTAGTGCACCTGCTGTTAATATCTACGGGGATCCTAATTTTACATTCCCGTAAGTTAATTTTTGTCACTTGGTTTGAGCTTGCATTGATTGCTTTTGTTCTTACATGCTTTCTCTGTCTGTCTCATTTGCTTTTGTTGGTCTTTATCCTCTTTATTGATGTTCTCATGGAAATGTTTCCTCTGACTCTACTGGTTGTTATTTGTCatttaaaacaattagaaaTTTGTTTCAATTCCAGTTGCTGAACAAATTGTGTAACAGGTATGTCCCATCACACTTGCAACTCATGGTAtttgagttggttaagaattcaTTGCGTGCTGTCCAAGAACGTCACATGGACTCGGACAAAGTTTCACCGCCTGTTAGAATAATAGTTGCTGATGGCATTGAGGATGTTACTATAAAGGTAATGTGCTCTTTTCTTAAGTTGTTAGTGTAGGTTTCcacatcttttctttttcacctCCTTCATATCTGGCCTTCTCTTCAACTGCTTGACATGCTACCATTAAGAATTTGTTCTGTGCAATATCATTTCATGATGAGATGCGTAACTAATTGGTCTTGCTGGCATCTTAGGTCTCAGATGAAGGTGGTGGCATAGCAAGAAGTGGCCTTCCTAAAATTTTCACATATCTCTACAGCACAGCCAGAAATCCTCTGGACGAGGTTTCTGATCTTGGAACTGGTGAGGCAGTAATAATGGCTGGATATGGTTATGGGCTTCCAATTAGTCGATTGTATGCTCGGTATTTTGGAGGTGATCTGCAAATTATCTCTATGGAAGGATATGGTGAGTTAATAATTTGATCTTGTGCATTCAGAATATGTTGCTCAACTATGTCTCTTGATATAAAGAAAGGCGCATGCATAGTATCTTAACAATTCAACCAGTGTGCACATGTTTGAAAATCTCTTGATTGGAATTACATTTCACATGTTGAATAAGTTTGATGTTGTTAACGTGAACTACCTCGTGTTAGTGAGAATATGGGGGGGGGGGTGGTTAAACAAGTATTGTGTTGGATGGTTGATTGATGAAAATGTTATGTTCATGCACCTCAACGAGAAAGGATTTGGTCTTCAGTTGCTGCatttctttttatgtgtttttactCTTAACATGTAAAATCTCCCCATTGATTTGTGGTGTCGCGTGTTGCGTGTGTGCAGGAACTGATGCATATCTTCATCTGTCTCGATTGGGAGATTCACAAGAACCCTTGCCATGAATGAATGATCAACTCCATAGTTCTTACAATCGACTCTTGGAATATTGAAAATCCTATGTGAAGGGAAATGCAACAATAGCGGTTTCTTTTTCCAACAATAATCTTGAGGTTTCTTGTATGTAATTCCTTTATTTCTGCTGGCCTATTTTGCTCTGCAATTCATTTCCATACCAAAAGGTATATAATTCAACTTCCAAGAGCATCCATTCATCAGCCATGCTGACAACCGTTCAGTTAGAACGTTAGTGACAGGGCACAATCAGTCTTTGTTtgcaatatgataaaaatattgacAGTAACGTGTAATCATATTTTCAATACCCAGTATGCATGATTATGAACTTGTATTCGATAGAAttatatttaaagtgttttttaaattgttttttttatatataaaaaaatcaaattaatgctttttgtgtttttaaattgttttgatgtaatgatattaaaaattaaaaaatatatatatatatatatatatatatatatatatataaaatatcatttaaatacatcaattaaaaatcacttttgacGATGTGATGCGTTACCAAAAAAATCAGGCAGCAGCGTGTAACGTTAAGTTAGAACGttagaaataattttgttgGGAAGTTAACGCAGAGCAGAGCATGTATACAATTGAATTAATCCAATATGAAATATGAAAACCAGAGCATTAACATTTGGATGTATTAAAACGTAGCTCAATGCATGTTCTCGAAAAGACAACTTACAGGATATTGTTCCACGTGGTTCGCGCTTCAGACATGGGCTTCCTCTAACCCAATCAGTTGCGAGTGTAGTAgagttgtgttttttgtttgtagaCCGATCCATTTAGTTGTTCGACTTGCACGAGAGAAAAGATCTTTTACCTTCGTTCTTGGAGTCACTCCATTCATCTTGCCAACTCAAGCtaatcttttccttttcatctcTCCTCCCTCGTTCATCCTCGCTAGCATCCTCCCCTAAAAAGTGTTCATATAGACCATAGAGTGCAAATACATGATTTAACTTGTACATCATATAGACCATAGAGTGCAAATACATGATTTAACTTGTACAAAATGACTCCTACTGACAGCTAAGTGCAGATCTACAGGTGAGAAGCCCAtcgacttgaattttttttcgttACGAGTCTGGTTGAGGAGAAAATAAGATCATGATTAAACTCAATATAACGGTTTCTTGACATTCAAATGATTTGCCTACATGGAATTTACACGATATAGCCACATAACAACAGCTAAGAAAAATTTATAGCAATGCATAGCTCTGGTAATCATATTTCAAATCTGTCCTTTTTCTGTGAATTTCTGAGAATAAAGTTCATTCTGCTCTGCTCCAACAATCTTTCTGACACTATCCATCATATTTAAGTCCTCTGAAGATGTAAATTGTAAAACTAAAGTACATAAATTCTAGTGTCTTCTTTTCCTGACACGTTTCCAGGATTGTTT is part of the Populus alba chromosome 10, ASM523922v2, whole genome shotgun sequence genome and encodes:
- the LOC118057332 gene encoding pyruvate dehydrogenase (acetyl-transferring) kinase, mitochondrial; the protein is MVVMAAKKACEIMSKSMFEEVQRWGCMKQTGVSLRYMMEFGSVPTERNLLIAAQFLRKELPIRIARRAIELETLPYGLSEKPAVLKVRDWYLDSFRDMRSFPEIKGTNDEKEFTQMIKAIKVRHNNVVPMMALGVQQLKKELGPKIVHGDLDEIHQFLDRFYMSRIGIRMLIGQHVELHNPNPPPHCVGYIHTKMSPVEVALNASDDARAICLREYGSAPAVNIYGDPNFTFPYVPSHLQLMVFELVKNSLRAVQERHMDSDKVSPPVRIIVADGIEDVTIKVSDEGGGIARSGLPKIFTYLYSTARNPLDEVSDLGTGEAVIMAGYGYGLPISRLYARYFGGDLQIISMEGYGTDAYLHLSRLGDSQEPLP